In Mycobacterium sp. Aquia_216, a genomic segment contains:
- a CDS encoding N-acetylglutaminylglutamine amidotransferase, whose translation MCGICGEIRWDGHAADVGAVARMTGAMTSRGPDADGVVAQGPVALGHRRLSIIDLSARGAQPMVDPDLGLTLVFNGCIYNYQDLRKRLQADGYRFFSTSDSEVVIKAFHKWGERCVEQFKGMFAFAIVDRDSGVVTLARDRLGIKPLYIASSPGRLRFASSVRALLDAGGVDTELDREALHHYMTFHSVVPAPLTIFRNVRKLPPATVRVVQPDGSHADTGYWTPDFGRDPTKVSWSVSDWEVALMDALRVAVKRRMVADVPVGVLLSGGIDSSIVVALLAEQGQHGLATFSIGFDSSDGESGDEYFYSDLIAKKFDTDHHKIHIDESRLVPAVPKCIAAMSEPMVSHDCVAFYLLAEQVSKSVKVVQSGQGADEILAGYSWYPPLANIARDQTTEAYAKVFFDRSHDDVQSIFAPEYGIAADVSREFAAAHHAAPGADSAVDAALRLDTQVMLVDDPVKRVDTMTMAWGLEARVPFLDHDFIELAAACPPELKLASGGKGVLKDASRALLPSDVIDRTKGHFLVPGIRYLRGEVLDMVRDALTNDAARARGLYRSETVNALLSAPNETRTTLGSNALWQLAVLEMWLQSTEG comes from the coding sequence ATGTGCGGTATCTGCGGTGAGATCCGCTGGGATGGGCACGCGGCGGACGTCGGGGCCGTCGCTCGAATGACCGGCGCGATGACATCGCGCGGACCGGACGCCGACGGGGTGGTTGCTCAGGGACCCGTGGCTCTCGGGCACCGGCGCCTGTCGATCATCGACTTGTCCGCCCGCGGCGCCCAGCCGATGGTTGACCCCGATCTCGGGTTGACGTTGGTGTTCAACGGCTGCATCTACAACTACCAGGATCTGCGCAAGCGACTGCAAGCCGACGGGTACCGATTCTTCTCCACCTCCGACAGCGAGGTCGTGATCAAGGCGTTCCACAAGTGGGGCGAGCGCTGCGTCGAGCAGTTCAAGGGGATGTTCGCATTTGCCATCGTCGACCGGGACTCCGGGGTGGTGACGCTGGCGCGCGACCGGCTCGGCATCAAGCCGCTCTATATCGCGTCGTCGCCCGGCCGGCTGCGGTTCGCATCCTCGGTGCGGGCGCTGCTCGACGCCGGCGGCGTGGATACCGAGTTGGACCGCGAAGCGCTACACCACTACATGACTTTCCATTCCGTGGTGCCGGCACCGCTGACGATATTCCGCAATGTGCGCAAACTGCCGCCGGCAACCGTACGAGTGGTCCAACCCGACGGTTCCCACGCCGACACTGGCTACTGGACGCCAGATTTCGGCCGCGACCCGACCAAAGTGTCCTGGTCGGTTAGCGATTGGGAAGTCGCGTTGATGGACGCGCTGCGCGTGGCGGTAAAACGCCGGATGGTCGCCGACGTACCCGTTGGCGTGTTGCTGTCCGGTGGCATCGACTCCTCGATTGTCGTCGCGTTGCTGGCCGAGCAGGGACAGCACGGGCTGGCGACCTTCAGCATCGGATTCGACTCCTCCGACGGTGAGTCCGGAGACGAGTACTTCTATTCCGACCTGATCGCGAAGAAGTTTGACACCGACCACCACAAAATCCATATCGATGAATCGCGGCTGGTGCCCGCGGTGCCGAAATGCATTGCCGCGATGAGTGAACCAATGGTCAGCCACGACTGCGTCGCCTTCTACCTGCTCGCGGAGCAAGTGAGCAAGTCGGTGAAAGTGGTGCAGTCCGGCCAGGGTGCCGACGAGATCCTGGCCGGCTACTCCTGGTACCCGCCGCTGGCCAACATCGCCCGCGACCAAACCACCGAGGCCTACGCCAAGGTGTTCTTTGATCGCAGCCACGACGATGTGCAGTCAATCTTCGCTCCCGAGTACGGGATTGCTGCCGACGTCAGTCGTGAGTTCGCGGCCGCCCACCATGCGGCGCCCGGGGCCGACTCCGCGGTGGATGCGGCACTGCGGCTCGACACCCAGGTCATGCTCGTCGACGATCCAGTCAAACGGGTCGACACGATGACCATGGCGTGGGGTCTGGAGGCCCGCGTACCTTTCCTCGATCATGACTTCATCGAATTGGCGGCGGCCTGCCCGCCCGAATTGAAGCTGGCCTCGGGTGGCAAGGGTGTGCTCAAGGACGCGTCGCGAGCGTTGCTACCCTCGGACGTAATCGACCGGACCAAGGGCCACTTCCTCGTGCCGGGCATCCGCTATTTGCGCGGTGAGGTGCTCGATATGGTTCGCGACGCGCTGACCAATGACGCTGCGCGCGCCCGCGGGCTGTATCGATCCGAGACCGTCAATGCGCTGCTGTCGGCACCGAACGAAACACGGACCACGCTGGGCTCCAACGCATTGTGGCAGTTGGCGGTGCTCGAAATGTGGCTGCAGAGCACGGAGGGTTGA
- a CDS encoding alpha/beta hydrolase family protein: protein MGQQLREVYGASLSPDATAFAHIVDDGGYPRAVQRFLRGWRASSSRDVELPVEGPVSRVIHSPDGQWLACEVTLDGSGSRGQIWVVTTDPDDRMAWRIDAEEAGTAELIAWDGTLVAAILTGEDGVGRSCLIDPTDGRHTVLDRRSGGRLVDAWAGASLIRVGPRGYHEMIMLFGQTEIGLLPSDPGSTTAEGIILDDHQPRRLRHGQSGEQTKLYYPGTGADGYVRALIRSDNGCEHARLLEVTVTLDGVSYIVVAERPDCDLAEFAVSDDVSTVALLWNLQGRSELQILEYTDYTLSEPIPLPGPVASELSISAGGSMVAMTVEGPDLPRTVELVDPRSREWETIDTEGAHPAVIPTIFAEPQTITARDGLRLNAWLYRPMKDEAAAGAVIFLHGGPEGQARPGYNDIFSQLVNDGFVVLTPNVRGSGGFGKTFVHADDKEKRFAAIDDVADCASYLIDNGVAEPHRIACAGWSYGGYLTQAALTFHPDLFAAGISICGMSDLSTFYRNTEPWIADSAYPEYGHPIGERELLEQLSPLLRADKLTAPLLVVHGAHDTNVPVSESEQIVDALRRLGRDVRYLLFDNDGHGIIKRENRAALAAAMAEWMIRAFDTAKGAGRESA from the coding sequence ATGGGGCAGCAGCTGCGTGAGGTCTACGGCGCGTCACTGTCCCCGGACGCCACCGCGTTCGCCCACATCGTCGACGACGGCGGCTACCCCCGCGCGGTGCAACGCTTTCTGCGCGGTTGGCGGGCCAGCTCGTCGCGGGACGTGGAGCTTCCGGTCGAAGGTCCGGTCTCTCGCGTCATTCACTCCCCGGACGGCCAGTGGCTGGCGTGTGAGGTAACGCTCGACGGGAGCGGATCCCGCGGCCAAATCTGGGTCGTCACCACCGATCCCGATGACCGGATGGCCTGGCGCATCGACGCTGAAGAAGCGGGGACCGCCGAGCTGATCGCGTGGGACGGCACCTTGGTGGCGGCGATCCTGACCGGTGAGGACGGGGTTGGGCGGTCTTGCCTGATCGATCCGACCGACGGTCGTCACACCGTGCTGGACCGTCGATCCGGTGGTCGGCTGGTCGATGCCTGGGCCGGTGCGTCACTGATTCGGGTCGGCCCGCGCGGCTACCACGAGATGATCATGTTGTTCGGGCAGACCGAAATCGGCCTGCTCCCTTCCGATCCCGGCTCGACGACCGCCGAGGGGATCATTCTCGACGACCACCAACCGCGTCGTCTGCGCCATGGACAGTCCGGCGAGCAGACGAAGCTGTACTACCCGGGCACCGGCGCCGACGGATACGTACGGGCACTGATCCGCAGCGACAATGGCTGTGAGCATGCCCGCTTGCTGGAAGTGACCGTCACGCTGGACGGCGTCAGCTATATCGTGGTGGCCGAGCGCCCGGACTGCGACCTCGCCGAGTTCGCCGTCAGCGACGACGTGTCCACCGTCGCGCTACTGTGGAACCTGCAGGGCCGCAGCGAATTACAGATTCTCGAATACACCGATTACACACTGTCCGAGCCGATTCCGCTGCCCGGGCCGGTCGCGAGCGAGCTGTCCATCAGCGCGGGTGGCTCGATGGTCGCGATGACCGTCGAGGGGCCCGACCTGCCGCGAACCGTCGAATTGGTCGACCCGCGGTCGCGCGAATGGGAAACCATCGACACCGAAGGCGCGCACCCCGCGGTGATCCCCACCATCTTCGCCGAGCCGCAGACGATCACCGCGCGCGACGGGCTGCGCCTGAACGCTTGGTTGTACCGGCCGATGAAGGACGAAGCCGCGGCCGGCGCGGTCATCTTCCTGCACGGAGGTCCGGAAGGTCAGGCCCGGCCTGGTTACAACGACATCTTCTCGCAACTGGTGAACGACGGCTTTGTCGTGCTGACGCCGAATGTCCGCGGCTCCGGTGGTTTTGGGAAGACGTTCGTGCACGCGGACGACAAGGAAAAGCGCTTCGCCGCCATCGATGACGTCGCCGACTGCGCGAGCTACCTGATCGACAACGGCGTCGCCGAACCTCACCGCATTGCCTGTGCGGGCTGGTCGTACGGGGGTTACCTGACGCAGGCCGCGCTGACGTTTCACCCCGACCTGTTCGCGGCGGGAATCAGTATCTGCGGAATGAGCGACCTGAGCACGTTCTACCGCAACACCGAGCCCTGGATCGCCGACTCCGCATACCCGGAATACGGCCATCCGATCGGCGAGCGCGAACTACTCGAGCAGCTGTCGCCCCTGCTGCGAGCCGACAAGTTGACGGCGCCGTTGTTGGTGGTGCACGGCGCCCATGACACCAACGTGCCGGTCAGCGAATCGGAGCAGATCGTCGACGCGCTGCGCCGGCTCGGTCGCGACGTGCGCTACCTGCTCTTCGACAATGACGGACACGGCATCATCAAACGCGAGAATCGCGCAGCGCTGGCCGCGGCGATGGCGGAATGGATGATCAGGGCCTTCGACACCGCGAAAGGCGCCGGGCGGGAGTCGGCCTAG
- a CDS encoding class I SAM-dependent methyltransferase — MARTDDDTWDLGNGVGATATGVAVGRALATRAPQPLINDPFAEPLVRAVGVDFFTRLASGELDPAGVDDNGDFGMLGMADMMGIRTRFFDDFFVTAAAAGVRQVVILASGLDARAYRLPWPDGTTVFEIDQSQVIEFKSATLAELGATPTADRRAVPVDLRHDWPAALRAAGLDSGEPTAWSAEGLLPFLPPEAQDRLLDNITELSAPGSQLATENVQGAGDAVRTMADRMREVTEQWREHGFDIEMTDLWYAGDRNDVVEYLRSHGWQTAASGVADLAANYGVSLPPRPAAPDKQETLSALQYVTATRS, encoded by the coding sequence ATGGCACGCACGGATGACGACACCTGGGACCTGGGAAATGGCGTGGGAGCCACCGCAACCGGCGTGGCGGTGGGCCGCGCGCTGGCCACCCGCGCCCCCCAGCCACTGATCAACGACCCGTTCGCCGAGCCGCTGGTGCGCGCCGTCGGCGTGGACTTCTTCACTCGACTGGCCAGCGGCGAATTGGATCCGGCCGGGGTCGACGACAACGGCGACTTCGGGATGCTGGGGATGGCCGACATGATGGGCATTCGCACCCGGTTCTTCGACGACTTCTTCGTGACCGCGGCCGCCGCGGGCGTCCGCCAGGTGGTGATCTTGGCTTCGGGGCTGGACGCCCGCGCCTACCGCCTGCCCTGGCCGGACGGAACGACGGTGTTCGAGATCGACCAGTCCCAAGTCATCGAGTTCAAAAGCGCGACCCTGGCCGAGCTGGGCGCCACCCCGACCGCCGATCGGCGCGCGGTGCCCGTCGACCTGCGCCACGACTGGCCCGCTGCGCTGCGCGCCGCGGGACTGGACTCCGGCGAACCGACCGCGTGGAGCGCCGAGGGTCTGCTGCCGTTCTTGCCGCCCGAGGCCCAGGATCGGCTGCTGGACAACATAACCGAGCTCAGCGCGCCGGGAAGTCAGTTAGCCACCGAAAACGTGCAGGGCGCGGGTGACGCCGTACGGACGATGGCCGACCGCATGCGTGAGGTCACCGAGCAGTGGCGCGAACACGGCTTCGACATCGAAATGACCGACCTCTGGTATGCGGGTGACCGCAACGACGTGGTCGAATACCTGCGCTCGCACGGCTGGCAGACAGCCGCCAGCGGGGTCGCGGATTTAGCTGCGAACTATGGTGTTTCGCTGCCGCCGAGGCCGGCCGCACCCGATAAACAGGAGACGCTGTCGGCGCTGCAATACGTCACCGCCACGCGCAGCTAG
- a CDS encoding NAD(P)H-hydrate dehydratase, producing the protein MRHYYSVDAIRDAEAPLLASLPDGALMKRAAFGLATEIIGELTARTGGVAGRRVCAVVGSGDNGGDALWAATFLLRRGAAADAILLSPDHTHREGLAAFRKAGGRVVDSVSTTTDLVIDGVVGISGSGPLRPAAAEVFAAVDEQGIPVVAVDIPSGIDVATGAITGPAVHAAATVTFGGLKPVHALADCGDITLVDIGLRLPEASKTSVLGFEAGDVAARWPVPGPHDDKYTQGVTGVLAGSSTYPGAAVLCTGAAVAATSGMVRYAGSGHSQVLAVWPEVIATPTAAAAGRVQAWVVGPGLGTDDVGAAALWFALDTDLPVLVDADGLTILAAHPELVANRRAPTLLTPHAGEFARLAGAPPGDDRISACRKLADMFGATVLLKGNVTVIADPGGPVYLNPAGQSWAATAGSGDVLSGMIGALLAAGLPPAEAAAAGAFVHAHAAALSAADPGPGEAPTSASRIVGHIRAALAAL; encoded by the coding sequence ATGCGGCATTACTACTCCGTAGATGCGATCCGCGACGCCGAAGCACCGCTGCTGGCCAGCCTGCCCGACGGCGCCCTGATGAAGCGTGCCGCCTTCGGGCTGGCCACCGAGATCATCGGCGAGCTAACGGCCCGTACGGGCGGGGTTGCCGGCCGACGGGTATGCGCGGTCGTCGGCTCGGGCGACAACGGCGGCGACGCGCTGTGGGCGGCGACCTTCCTGCTGCGTCGCGGTGCGGCCGCGGATGCGATCCTGCTCAGCCCGGACCACACCCACCGCGAGGGCCTGGCCGCCTTCCGCAAGGCCGGCGGCCGCGTCGTGGACAGTGTCTCGACGACAACCGATCTCGTGATCGATGGGGTGGTCGGGATCTCCGGCTCGGGTCCGCTGCGGCCGGCCGCGGCCGAGGTGTTCGCCGCGGTTGACGAGCAGGGCATCCCGGTGGTTGCCGTCGACATCCCCAGTGGCATCGACGTGGCGACCGGCGCGATCACCGGGCCCGCGGTGCACGCCGCGGCAACCGTGACTTTCGGCGGCCTCAAGCCCGTGCACGCGCTGGCCGACTGTGGCGACATCACGCTGGTCGACATCGGGCTCAGATTGCCGGAGGCCTCGAAAACATCAGTGCTGGGATTCGAGGCCGGCGACGTCGCCGCCCGCTGGCCGGTGCCGGGTCCGCACGACGACAAGTACACGCAGGGAGTGACCGGCGTCCTGGCCGGCTCATCCACGTACCCGGGCGCCGCGGTGCTGTGTACCGGCGCCGCGGTCGCGGCCACCTCGGGCATGGTCCGCTACGCGGGCAGCGGACACAGCCAGGTGCTCGCGGTATGGCCCGAGGTCATCGCGACACCCACCGCCGCGGCGGCCGGGCGAGTGCAGGCCTGGGTTGTCGGGCCGGGCTTGGGCACCGATGACGTCGGCGCCGCCGCGTTGTGGTTCGCACTGGACACCGACCTGCCGGTGCTGGTGGACGCCGACGGGCTGACCATTCTGGCGGCTCACCCCGAGTTGGTGGCCAACCGCCGCGCGCCGACCCTGCTGACCCCGCACGCGGGGGAGTTCGCCCGGTTGGCCGGGGCGCCGCCCGGGGACGACCGGATCTCGGCCTGCCGCAAGCTGGCCGACATGTTCGGCGCCACCGTGCTGCTCAAGGGGAATGTCACCGTCATCGCCGACCCCGGCGGCCCGGTCTACCTGAACCCGGCCGGGCAGTCCTGGGCGGCCACCGCAGGGTCCGGTGACGTGCTGTCCGGGATGATCGGCGCGCTGCTGGCGGCGGGACTGCCACCGGCAGAGGCGGCCGCTGCCGGCGCCTTCGTCCACGCGCACGCCGCGGCGCTGTCGGCCGCCGACCCGGGCCCCGGTGAGGCGCCCACTTCGGCGTCGCGCATCGTCGGCCATATCCGCGCCGCCCTGGCCGCCCTGTAA
- a CDS encoding glutamate decarboxylase yields the protein MTLSHPSVPAHSIAPAYTGRMFTTPVPALRLPEESMDPEAAYRFIHDELMLDGSSRLNLATFVTTWMDPEAGRLMAETFDKNMIDKDEYPATAAIEQRCVCMVADLFHADHLRDDDPSSAIGASTIGSSEAVMLGGLALKWRWREKVGKDWKGRTPNLVMGSNVQVVWEKFCRYFDVEPRYLPMEEGRYVITPEQVVDAVDEDTIGVVTILGTTYTGELEPTAEICAALDKLAADGGVDVPVHVDAASGGFVVPFLHPELKWDFRLPRVVSINVSGHKYGLTYPGIGFVVWRSQEYLPEDLVFRVNYLGGDMPTFTLNFSRAGNQVIGQYYNFLRLGREGYIQVMQSLSSTARWLGEQLRVGDHCELISDGSAIPVVSFRLARGLGYTEFDVSHELRGYGWQVPAYTMPDNATDVSVLRIVVREGLSADLARALHDDARTALASLDKLKPRGHYTAEHFAH from the coding sequence GTGACCCTGAGCCACCCGTCCGTGCCCGCGCATTCCATCGCCCCGGCCTACACCGGCCGCATGTTCACCACGCCGGTACCGGCGCTGCGGCTGCCCGAGGAGTCGATGGATCCGGAGGCCGCCTACCGCTTCATCCACGACGAGCTGATGCTCGACGGCAGTTCTCGGCTGAACCTGGCGACCTTCGTCACCACCTGGATGGATCCCGAGGCCGGAAGGCTGATGGCCGAGACGTTCGACAAGAACATGATCGACAAGGACGAATATCCGGCCACCGCGGCCATCGAGCAACGCTGCGTCTGCATGGTGGCCGACCTCTTTCATGCCGATCATCTGCGCGATGACGATCCGTCCAGCGCCATCGGGGCCTCCACCATCGGCTCCAGTGAGGCGGTGATGCTGGGTGGCCTGGCCCTGAAATGGCGCTGGCGGGAAAAGGTCGGTAAGGACTGGAAGGGCCGCACCCCCAATCTGGTGATGGGCTCCAACGTCCAGGTGGTGTGGGAGAAGTTCTGCCGGTACTTCGATGTCGAACCGCGTTACCTGCCGATGGAGGAGGGACGCTACGTGATCACGCCGGAACAGGTCGTCGACGCAGTCGACGAGGACACCATCGGGGTGGTGACGATCCTGGGCACCACCTACACGGGCGAGCTCGAGCCGACTGCCGAAATCTGCGCGGCGTTGGACAAACTGGCGGCCGACGGGGGCGTGGATGTTCCGGTGCACGTCGACGCCGCCAGCGGGGGCTTCGTGGTGCCCTTCCTGCACCCGGAGCTGAAGTGGGACTTCCGGCTGCCCCGGGTGGTGTCGATCAACGTCAGCGGCCACAAGTACGGGCTGACCTACCCCGGTATCGGGTTCGTGGTGTGGCGCAGCCAGGAGTATCTGCCCGAGGACCTGGTCTTTCGGGTCAACTACCTGGGTGGCGACATGCCGACCTTCACGCTGAACTTCTCGCGCGCCGGCAACCAGGTGATCGGCCAGTACTACAACTTCCTGCGGCTGGGCCGCGAGGGCTACATCCAGGTCATGCAGTCGCTGTCGTCGACCGCGCGATGGTTGGGTGAACAGTTGCGCGTCGGCGACCACTGCGAGCTGATCTCCGACGGATCGGCGATTCCGGTGGTCAGCTTCCGGCTGGCCCGCGGCCTGGGTTACACCGAGTTCGACGTCTCCCACGAGCTGCGCGGTTACGGCTGGCAGGTGCCCGCCTACACCATGCCCGACAACGCCACCGACGTCTCAGTGCTGCGCATCGTGGTGCGCGAGGGCCTGTCCGCGGACCTGGCCCGGGCCCTGCACGACGACGCCCGCACCGCACTGGCCTCGCTGGACAAGCTCAAGCCCCGCGGGCACTACACCGCCGAGCACTTCGCACACTAA
- the alr gene encoding alanine racemase: MAVTPISLTPGVLAEAVVDLGAIAHNVRVLREHAGSAQLMAVVKADGYGHGAIRVAHAALAAGAAELGVATVDEALALRADGITAPVLAWLHPPGLDFGPALMANVEIAVSSVRQLDELLDAVRRTGRTATVSVKVDTGLNRNGVAPGQYAAMLTALRQAVAEDAIRLRGLMSHMVFADQPDNSINDVQSQRFREMLAEAQNQGVRFEIAHLSNSSATMSRRDLAFDMVRPGIAVYGLSPVPELGDMGLVPAMTVKCAVALVKSVRAGEGVSYAHTWIAKQDTTVALMPIGYADGVFRSLGGRLDVLINGRRRPGIGRICMDQFLVDLGPGQADVAEGDEAILFGPGGNGESTAQDWADLLGTIHYEVVTSPRGRITRTYREAETVER, from the coding sequence GTGGCAGTTACGCCGATATCCCTGACGCCGGGCGTCCTTGCGGAGGCCGTGGTGGACCTGGGTGCAATTGCACACAACGTCCGGGTGCTGCGTGAGCACGCCGGCTCCGCTCAGCTGATGGCTGTCGTCAAGGCCGACGGTTACGGGCACGGCGCCATCCGGGTTGCCCACGCCGCATTGGCCGCCGGCGCGGCCGAGCTGGGTGTGGCGACCGTCGACGAAGCCTTGGCGCTGCGCGCCGACGGCATCACCGCACCGGTGCTGGCCTGGCTGCATCCCCCCGGCCTCGACTTCGGGCCCGCGCTGATGGCCAACGTGGAGATCGCGGTGTCCTCGGTGCGGCAACTCGACGAGTTGCTCGATGCGGTGCGCCGGACCGGCCGGACCGCGACCGTGAGCGTCAAGGTCGACACTGGGCTGAACCGCAACGGTGTGGCCCCGGGCCAGTACGCGGCGATGCTGACCGCGTTGCGCCAGGCCGTCGCCGAGGACGCCATCCGGTTGCGAGGGCTGATGTCGCACATGGTTTTCGCCGACCAACCGGACAACTCCATCAATGATGTTCAGTCCCAACGGTTCCGCGAGATGCTGGCCGAGGCGCAGAACCAGGGCGTGCGATTCGAGATCGCCCACCTGTCGAATTCGTCGGCCACGATGTCTCGTCGCGACCTCGCCTTCGACATGGTGCGGCCCGGGATCGCGGTTTACGGCCTGAGTCCCGTTCCCGAGCTCGGCGACATGGGCCTGGTGCCCGCGATGACGGTGAAATGTGCTGTCGCGCTGGTCAAGTCGGTTCGCGCCGGCGAGGGTGTTTCGTACGCCCACACCTGGATCGCGAAGCAGGACACCACCGTGGCGCTGATGCCGATCGGATACGCCGACGGTGTCTTCCGATCGCTGGGCGGGCGGCTCGACGTGCTGATCAACGGCAGGCGACGGCCCGGCATCGGGCGAATCTGCATGGACCAATTCCTTGTCGACCTCGGTCCCGGTCAGGCCGACGTGGCTGAAGGTGACGAGGCAATCCTGTTCGGTCCCGGCGGCAACGGTGAATCCACCGCACAGGATTGGGCCGATCTGCTCGGCACCATTCACTACGAAGTGGTCACCAGCCCACGGGGGCGCATCACCAGGACCTACCGCGAGGCCGAAACCGTTGAACGATGA